The window CGTAATTCCAGGGTTTCGCCCTGCGGGTACAGGGCACGGTAATAATGGGCCGGTTTAACACATTATCCAATATTCTCAACTTCGCAATGTGGAGCGAAATTGCAGTAAATCCACAATTTTAGTGCCACGCGAGTGTGAAAATTTCCTGCGAAACCccaattggaaaatttcgcAATTATAACTACGGATATGTCGTGATGTCTGTCCATTTTCATTCTAAGATTACTGGAATGCCTTAAGTGGAGAATTAATGAAActaaataatgagaaaatgacTCTTGATTTCTGGCAGTTGTGTTTACAATTTTGTAACTTCTCgatgaatattatttaattgtgGACGGCGGTGGAATGATCGAGTGTGCGCAGACCCACTATTTTCCCcacagaaaaatttatataaaagatACAATACGCCATATAGTTTAAATATTTGTCATATAAATTGGACCAatttaagatatttttttctatattttttaaaatataaatttttccgtGGGGGCCCCTAAGAAAATGCTCcgataatcaaattaaataatgacGATAATGATTGGCGCGTCCTCCTTCAATTACTGGCTGTCTCTTGCTGTCAGACGgccattatttttgtttcatatttctcagtaataaataaaaaaatattgttcatttCACAGCTCTCGGAGTCGCTGCATGAACCACCGTCCGCCAATAGATCTGATAATCAGTTTcatgttttgtttttgttggtttttctttcgtttttccttAGGCCGTTTACACCTGAGCGGGTTTCGCCTTACCGACTACAACCATGAGCTTTTGCAAAAACCTCGTAGTCATTACtggaacaaaagaaaaattcagcgTCACTGGTTGTCCCCATTAATACCAAGTCCATTCAAATTTACAGTTGATCAATCGATAAAATTCAATGTGCCATTACGGGGGTGTGTTAGTGTGCTGTGAATGCAGTGTATGATATCGTGCAAAAAAAACTAAAGTTGAAACGGACTTTTAGTGGTATCAAATCGTCAACTTTTCGCTTGAAAGTTAGTTTTTTTGAACAGCAGGTGTTCGCGGCTGAATCAATTTTTACACTAATTAGCGCGGGGTAAATCAATGCCATAAACATGCGTGATTGATGAATACAGTTAGACATGTCTTGAAATTCAATCTCAAATCATGTAttctataattatttattcaaggaTCTATTCCCCGTAtttatttcactcattttttttctactccatttttttcgaaCTTCAAGCCATTTCTAACTGTCTAGGTCTAGTGTATTTTTTAATCTGTAAACCTTAGTCTTTGGTCCAACGACAACCATTGTCTTCTGGATCAATTGAGTCACAGCGCCTGTTGAAATACCAAAAAACGATGAAactataaaattataaaattaaacctAAGGACAAATCAGCATATCctctcaaaataaaaatgaagaatactAATAAGGTCATCAAAATCAGACAGAACAACGTTAAATTaatctcattaattaattaaaaaatagtgttattaataaataaattaaataaacaattgtgagATCTTACCGACACCCTTGACGAAGCATTTCGGCTTGTTTTTCCACGCAATAAACGCGAAGTAAACAGGAACAGCCGAGAATATCATGAGACAACCGTATCCAGTTTCCACAGGACTCGCATACATCGGCACAAGTGTGACAAAAAGTGTCGCAAGAATATAGAATATCGGGAATGCAAGATTGACCTTGATTGGACGAGGTAGATTTGGCTGTGCCCATCTCAGCCAGGGTACGCACAATACCGACACACCTATGCTCAACTGAAAATGTAACAAGTGAAAAAGGTAAGGACGAGGTCGTACATGGAGAAAAAATAGTCTCGGTGGGAATGGTGAAACTACACCAACAATTTTCTCAATCATAACGTTTTTCTGGACGGTAATTTGAGCTGGACACGCCTCAAACTCACCCAAGTAGCAAAACCGACGTAATTTATTAGGGCATTTATGTCCGAGGAGGTCAGGTAGAGCATCGACAGCAGCGCCTGCAATCAAATTaatggagaaattaattaatgaaaaattgcgttCTCTTAAGTTATTAATTTACGAGTTTCATAATTCGGAATTATCTTaagcaaataaaaatgtattattattaatattattaatagaAATATACCGGATACTTTCACAGGATAATCCAGTGCTAAATCAACTCATCATCTCAAtgctgaaaaaataattaccatGCAGAGAACAGCCGGTGCTGGAGTCAGTCTGGACACCTGAATCATGGTGAGTATTTCAGGCATCTGTCCCTCGCAAGCTCCGGCATAAAAAAGCCTAGACGAAGTCAGCAAAATTCCATTGACAGCTCCAAACGTTGACAGGGCGACAAACACCGGTATGGTCCAGGCCATCACGCCAAAAAGTCGATTGGCGAATGTCTGAgggcaaataaaaataaaaattattgcatcGTTACATCGCACGTTGAAGAGatcaaaaaaatccctccaaTCAGTCCCTCCATTTTTCACGGTGATTTATTCAACCGGTGATTTATCTAATAGACGATAAATACTCACAACAGCAACAGCTTCACTGGCCAGCACGTCCTTAATGCTCAGAGTCGTGTAAAATGCGACATTAGTCAGTACGTAAACAATAGTTACGAGGGTGCAGGATATGGCAATGGCCTTTGGcaaatttctggaaaaaaacgtttccttgatttttttttttcgtgcacTTGTGGAGTATATCGTAACTCATGGATTGGCATCCTCATTACCTTACAGGATCCTTGAGCTCCTCGATGATAAAGTTGAGGTAATTCCAGCCGTTGTAGGCGAAGAGGCCCGAGTAGAAGCTCAGGGCGATGGAGGTCACCTCGGTATTGGTACCCTCAAACGTAAAATGCTCAACGTGTCCTGGAGAAGGTTTAAAATTAAGTGGGTAATTGCAGGGGCCTTCTTGATGTTACCGACAAGTCAGCAATGACAATGACCTTCCGcatgaattttcgattttgttaaaaaactattatttttcattgattttttgaacGGAGTAAAATTGAACTCTTTAATTGAACTCTTCTCATTGGTTTCAAtgagaataattcaatttcaattatgatttgtcgaaaataaatagTCAACGGACTCGTCGGTCCACCTGACGAAAAATACAATAATCTCATAATCAGtgtcaataaataatgaaagaaaCCACCGGTCACTAAACAAAAGACCCGAACGGTTCCCACATACAACAAAAAAGAGGAAATAAATCCCCTTAAATAGATTCAATTCAGAGATTGTTCTCTATTTTATACGGGCGATGCATTAAAACGTAATTTTTGATTGACCAAATTGTCGCGTCCGGTAACAGGACACGAGACCTGAAAAGGAATTAAACACGTCGGACAAGTGACTTTTATTCTATGATTTCACGGTGAGTGTGTGGGCGAAACAAGATATTTCTATTCTCATCCAACGGGAGAAGTGGAGTATTAGCACTGGGTTTGGGTCAGACACACAGGaccttgaaaaaatagtggacCGAAGGCCACTCCGGTGACATGTGCCGAAGCACTGGTCACCGTGAGTTCAAGGTATTCTTGAATTTCAGGAGTATAAATTACCTCGGCACAGTTGATAACCACCAGCCGCAATTATGACAAACAGGGCTAGTAGTTTGGCGTACGTGAAGACATCCTGGACTCTTGTCGCCCACTT of the Diachasmimorpha longicaudata isolate KC_UGA_2023 chromosome 13, iyDiaLong2, whole genome shotgun sequence genome contains:
- the LOC135168834 gene encoding large neutral amino acids transporter small subunit 1 isoform X2 codes for the protein MSKNGSIKEGEKGPYDPVATSENADGGGEIKLEAKMSLINGVTVIVGSIIGSGIFVSPTGVLMHTGSVNVALMVWTASGIFSMVGAYCYAELGCMIKKSGADYAYIMETFGPFAAFIRLWVECMIVRPCSQAIVALTFSIYVLKPFFPECTPPDDAARLLAVVCICTLAFVNCWDVKWATRVQDVFTYAKLLALFVIIAAGGYQLCRGHVEHFTFEGTNTEVTSIALSFYSGLFAYNGWNYLNFIIEELKDPVRNLPKAIAISCTLVTIVYVLTNVAFYTTLSIKDVLASEAVAVTFANRLFGVMAWTIPVFVALSTFGAVNGILLTSSRLFYAGACEGQMPEILTMIQVSRLTPAPAVLCMALLSMLYLTSSDINALINYVGFATWLSIGVSVLCVPWLRWAQPNLPRPIKVNLAFPIFYILATLFVTLVPMYASPVETGYGCLMIFSAVPVYFAFIAWKNKPKCFVKGVGAVTQLIQKTMVVVGPKTK
- the LOC135168834 gene encoding large neutral amino acids transporter small subunit 1 isoform X1, coding for MSKNGSIKEGEKGPYDPVATSENADGGGEIKLEAKMSLINGVTVIVGSIIGSGIFVSPTGVLMHTGSVNVALMVWTASGIFSMVGAYCYAELGCMIKKSGADYAYIMETFGPFAAFIRLWVECMIVRPCSQAIVALTFSIYVLKPFFPECTPPDDAARLLAVVCICTLAFVNCWDVKWATRVQDVFTYAKLLALFVIIAAGGYQLCRGHVEHFTFEGTNTEVTSIALSFYSGLFAYNGWNYLNFIIEELKDPVRNLPKAIAISCTLVTIVYVLTNVAFYTTLSIKDVLASEAVAVTFANRLFGVMAWTIPVFVALSTFGAVNGILLTSSRLFYAGACEGQMPEILTMIQVSRLTPAPAVLCMALLSMLYLTSSDINALINYVGFATWLSIGVSVLCVPWLRWAQPNLPRPIKVNLAFPIFYILATLFVTLVPMYASPVETGYGCLMIFSAVPVYFAFIAWKNKPKCFVKGVVMTTRFLQKLMVVVGKAKPAQV